The Macaca nemestrina isolate mMacNem1 chromosome 15, mMacNem.hap1, whole genome shotgun sequence genome segment TCCTCTGTGGGCCGTGGCTGTGAGGAAAAGTCAGAGCTGGTGGGTTGGGGTGTGTAGGCCCAGGAGGACCCCTGCCTCCTCCTTAGCCTTGGAGCCTCCCTTTGCTGCTGAGTTTCTCCTCCTCTAGCAGGGGCCCACTGCCCCCAGACCTTACCTCCTGGCTCAGCACATGATTTCCCTACTCTGGGCCTCAGTATCCCCCCGGACATCTCTAAATTCCTTTCCCGCCTGCCCTGCCTGTCTCCTGGTTGGGCTGAACTGTAACTCCTCACACAGGGCTGAGGGTGACTGGCATCAGGCTTCTGGTTGGGAGCCCACCCTGATGGTGCTTGGGGAGGAATGGACACGGTTCCCCCTGCCAGGGACAGCCCTAGGACTAAGGCCCCCTGCTGCTGGCTATGCCCACCTCCACCCCCCGCATGCTCTCCCACATGGGGGACCCCCAAGGCCTAGAGGGAACACACAGGCACTTTGTGGCCTGCTGTGTCTCCTAACCCCGCAGAGCTGCCCTTCGCCAAGTACAGGAGGCCTGGGACTGGGTACTGGGGGTGGCAGGCAGCACTGTACCCTGTGGGAGGCAGGCACCAAATCCTCCCACTTAGTCACTGTGGCCCCTGCCTCTGGTCTGTGCAGCCTTGTCCCCCGCCCAGAGGGCTCTGGTGGCAAGGCTGGCAGCCTGGGCTCGACGTGAGCTTGCTGTGGGGCTCCATGTAAAGCTTTGCTCCTCCTGGGGCTCCCAACCTGCTCCTTCGCAGCTCCCCTTCTCAAGGAGCCCAAGCGCTGCCCAGCTGTGAGAGCCTGCTCCCTGGAGGCCTCCTTTAACTCCCCAGCCCACAGGGATGGACCCAGGACCCCCATATCTTAGACTCCATGGGGGATTTCCCCAAGGAACACCTGGGGGAAGGTCAGTGTGACCTTTGTCCCTCCCTTTTGGATAGACACAGCCACCCTTTCTCCCCACCCCAGCAGCAGGGCTGTTGCTCAGTGACCCTGAGATCGGTGATGCAGAAAAGCAGAGGCGGGTGTCACTCTTTATTGCGGGGTCCACACTATGGGTGTTGGGGCTCCTCCCACTGAGGGAAGCCTGAGCCTCTAGCCGGGGCTGGCCTCCTGGCCTCCTATGAGTCCATTCTCCTTCTGTCCCCTTAATCTCAGGCTGAGCATTTGCACTGGATCTCTGGGGGCCTGTGAGTCCTCCTCGACCTTCATGGCCCACTACCATGTGCTTGAGGGCATCACAAGTCAGTAGCAATGAGCCAGGTGGGTGGTGGGTCACCTGGTGCAGCAGGCCCAGGGCTCGGGTCCCAGCCCAGCACCTGTGGAGTCCCAGGTGGAGGCAGGGGTGGTGGTTCCGGCTGCACCACCCTCAGGCTCAAGGTCCAGGCCCTCGTAGATGGTGGGGAGTGAGGTGCGCTGGCTCAGCCGCCGGCGCAGGCCAACcagcaggggctggggcagggaagcCACATCCACGTTGTTGCCCAGGTCTACCCAGGCCAGTGCAGGGAACTTGGTGGTGTCCTTGATGGCGTTGGTGAGCTTGCGGGCAGCAGCCCGCGTCAGCCGATTGCCGTTGAGCAGGAGCTGGGTGAGGCGGGGCAGCGCCCACAGGCTGGGCAGCagcaggtgcagcagctcatcaCTCAGCCCTGTGAAGCTCAGGTCCAGCACCGCCAGCACAGCACCGTGGCTGCTCAGATAGTGTGTGATGTGCTGCACGTCCCGTACCGACAGTGGGATGCCTGAGAGGTCCACAGTCTCCTCTGCCAGTGGAGTCTTCTGGAGGCTGCCCTTGAGGCTGTGGGAGGGTGGCAGGCGGGGATGGACTAGGCAACCAGGCAGTCCCCCCACTGACCAGAGACAGTAACCTGTCAGGAAAAGCCCAGGCCTATGGTCTGGCAAAGCCAGGTTCaaactgtcattttctttcttttactttttttttttttttttttgagacagttttactcttgttgcccaggctgaagcgcaatggcacgatctcggttcactgcaacctctgcctcctgggttgaaacgattctcctgcctcagcctcctgagtagctgggattacaggcgtgcaccaccatgcccggctaattttatatttttagtagagacagggtttctccatgtttgtcaggctggtctcgaactcctcacctcaggtgatccgaccgcctcagcctcccaaagtggtgggattacaggcgtgagacaccaagCCTGGCCCAAACTGTCACTTTCTAAGTGGGTGGCCATGGGCAATGCTCAGAGCCTCTGTTTCCCCTTTAGTGAAAATGGGACGtggttgttgtgagaattgaaTACACACACAGTAAGGCTCTATCTTCATGAACTATTATTTGAAATCTCACTGTGTGCCCAGCATCTCCACACTTGTTACATTGACATCTCACTTATTTTTCAGATAGGTGAGATAACTCTTCCATGACCACACACCACTAAGCGGGGAACCAGATCCCCAAACTGAGATGCTCTGACTCTTGAGCCCACATGTTTTTTTCCCTGTGCCACTTCTGAGGTCGATTCTTTTAGAGTAGGGAGAAATTCTTCTACAAAGGGATGGCTATTAGGCTGTACAGGGCACCAGGGCTAGAGAGGGACAGGCCCAGGGTAGTGGGAGGGGAGGTCCTGGGTGTGCAGGCTGGGGACCTGCCCTGGGGGAGGGCTTCCTGTGTTTTCTCGGAAAGGAAGTTCAGAGACTGAGAAAGGACCCCCCCCTCCGGCCCCACCAACCCTCTAGGTCTCTCCCCAGTTATCTGAACAGAGCCAACTAGGCAGACAGGCCTTTTGGGGGATTGACAGCAGTGAGCACACCCTCAGGACCCCCACCTGCCATGGCAGGGAACAACCTTGTGCGGTCCAAGCTCAGCGTGGCCTGTTAGGCCCAAGGTGGGAGGGCAGACAGGGGAGGCCTGCTAAGGTAAGCTCCCGGCAGCAGTTCAGGCCCCTGGGCCTGGGTGCCTGTGGCCAGCTCTGGGCTGAGCCTGTGTGTGAAGCTCCATGGATAGAGTCATTCCAGGATGGAGTGTCTGAGAGGGACCCATGGCAGAGGGAGGTACTGGGCAGCCACGGAGGCCTCAGCTTTAGGCAGCCTGGCAGTGGCAAAGAATTCCCAACAAGGTACAGGAAAATCAGGGTAGAGTGTGGCCTTAGGTATGCCACTTCTccgaacctcagtttccttccctCTAAAATGAGAATCACTATCCAGAATCTGCCTCCCCCACAACCTGTTGGGAAGTCTTAGCTGAAGATGCCTTCTGAGGTCACCTCAGCTGTTGGGTGGAGGGCTGGGGTGTCCAGGTCTTGTAAGAGGCCAGGGATTGAGGGACGTGTGAATGGCAGGAGGCAGGACCGTCCCATGGGAAATGGCAAACGGGTCACTCAGAGGGCTCAGCTTGGCTTGGGAAGCATCTGCTGCCACAGGTCAGGCTGACTTCCAGGGTAGGGCCCTCATGTGGACCAGGTAAGGGCCTCACCAGGTGGGATTTCAGCACCAGCCTGTTGGTGAGAGTGCAGCCTGAGAAGGGACCTTGGAACAGCAGTGAGGAGGGGCAGTGGCTAGGCTCCCCTTACCAGCTCTGGGTCTTCCTGTGGCACAGGCTGGACCCTTGCTGCTGCTTCGAGTGAGGGGTGAGGTGGTAGATGAGCTGTCGGCAGATCTTCTCCGAGGACTTCCAGAGCTCGTAGTCCTGTGGGAGGGTAGCGTCACCATGGTGAACCTGAGCCCCTCCtgcccacctcagggccttgggGAGAGGGGCCCGGGCAGCCAAGTGTGTGTGTCAGCACAGCCGTGCACCATGCATCACTGAGCTGCCCACCAGGGcctccccctccaccccccaaCCCGGCTGTAGCCTGGCACAGAGCCAGGGGAGGCTGCCCTCTGGGAGCTGGACAGGCTGGTCCAGTCCCGCAGTGCCCGGTGGGAGGAAGCCCAGACAATGGGCCCTTGTTCCCTGTCCTCAGGCCCAGGGCCAGCGTCTTGGGCTATCAGCCGGCTGCCTGCCCACCCTCAGCACCCCTCGGGGACTTGCCACAGGGGGAGGAGGCCAGACCAGGCCCCTCGAGGGAGCCCTGTTCCATTGACGCCAATCCCAGGGAGTAGGAACAAGCCAGGTCAGCATGTTCTTCTTCCTCTCACTCTCCAAGCGAGACTGCCCCGTGGGGTCTGGGTCTGGGCTCACAGGGCTGGGGGATGTAATGTTCTACAGCACCACCGCCTGGCTCTCTCTTAGTCCTAACTGGGCTCCTGCAGAGGCCCAGCTCAGGGCGGGATCCAGGGTGCGCGGTCCACAAAGCTGGCACTGAGCATGCTCCACTGCATCCTTTCTCCAGTCCCTCTGTGAACAGCCCCAGGAGCAGGCGGCACACACAGCAGCTGCAAGCCCTGGCCATTCCTCTGATGGCTGTGGGGTAGGCTCAGAGTCCTAGGGGTTGACTATGCAGAGACCTGGGCATTCAGAGCTGGCAGGGCCCATAGCGGATACCCTTGTTTTGGTGCGGGACTCACTGTGACTAGGAGTCGGGGGACAGTGGCTGGTCACATGGCAGCCTCATGGCGGCTCGATGCTCATGGCAGGACATCTGCAGGTGCTGTCAGAGTGGGGCAGCCGTGGGGTAGAGGCTGCAGGTGGCAAACTCCACCCCAGCAATGAGGAGGGCCTTGCTTATGACCCCAGCTGTTGTGGGTGGAAGCAGTGAGCACCTGTCCCCAAGGGTGTCTGTACAGGATGGAGACTGGTGGACAGAAGGGAGCTCTAGCCAAGGGCGGCTCTCTTCTGGCCCAGGAACTCAGAGGCTGGGGGTCTGGTTCCGTTAGTGGATTTCTCAGAACAGTTTGTGTCCCTCAGGGTCCCCATATGACTTCTGCCCAGCTAGTCTCCCCTGCCTGGGTCCCCAGGCCTGGTGCACAGTGCTGCCACACAGAAAACGGGTCTGCCCAGGACTCTGAGGGTCCTGCAAAGCACAGCTCACACTTGCTGTAGCTGGTGGCCAGCCTAATATACTGATGCTGGCAGCAGGTCTCAGACAGGGACTGTGACTTGCCTAAGGCCATACAGCAAGCCACAGAAGGACCTAGCTTCCCAGACCTCAGCCCTGGGCTCTGCTGGCCCCTGTccaccacagtgcccagcccagcGCCCATGCCTGCCAGCCTCACCTTCTTGGGGCACTGCAGTTCCCGGGCCAGGTTCATAAGCAGGTCATGGGAGATGGGGTCGACCAGGTTGAGGAAGCCCACATCTCTGTAGAGGATGTCAGTAAGGAGGGACCCCTCAAGGCCCAGGTCCTGTGAGTGAGTGGTGAAGAGAAAGTTGAGTGAGCCAGTCGGGTCTCCCATCTCCAGGTCCCACCCCAGCCAGCCAGATGCTGGTTATGCCCCTTCCTGTCTCCATCTCCTCCCTAAGGCTGGCTGTATTCTCCCCACAGGCGACCATGGGCCAACTGTCCAGTGGTGGGCAAACCCTTTCATTTttccttacttatttattttttttgagacagggtcttgctctgtcacccaggctagagtccagtggtgtgatctcggctcattgtaacctctgcctcctcaagggatcttcccacctcagcctcctgaggagctggggctacagatAGGCACTACTATGcttagctaatttaaaaaaattttttgtagagatggggtctcactatgttgcccaggctggtctcaaactcctgggctcaagcgatcctcccaacgtgctgggattacaggtgtaagccacttgGCCTTCGTGGACCCTTTGGATAAGTAGAGGGGAGGGACATGGGAGCCATCAGGGAAGTGATAAGTGAATTCCAGAACCCTTAGACCAGTTCCCTCGAGGTAAAGTGTTAGGCTATGACACTGCCTTCTCTGGGCTTAGGGCTTATCAGTGGGATTCTTTGGGGTCTCTCCTCTTATGGACGGGGGTTTGCTCTTCTTATGACCCCTCAAATTCCCCTGGCCCCAGCATTCCCTTCAGACCCTTTGCCTTCCCACCTATCCCTTGGTTTTCCTGAGCTGCTGCCAGCATCTGTTTGCGGACAGGTCTGGATCCTTCCCTTGGGGGCGGACCTCTCTCTCAGATGTCTCAAAGGCATGCTACCCTGAAGCCGGCCTCACCACCCATGCCCCATGCCCCAGTTCAGTGTAGGGCGCCTCCATGCCCATCTTCCCAGGCACTGGGGCCAGAAGCCCTGGAACCCCCCAACACTctgccctcctcctctctcccccagcTCACCTAGTCATCCCTTCTCTCCCCACCACTCCTGCCAGGATTCAGGCCTCCAGCCTCCTCTCCTACCCATCCCTCACCCCACCGCCTGCACAGACCTGCCCTGGCCTTCCTGCCTCACTCCTCCACTTTCTCCTCCTGTCTACTCCCACAGGACTGGTGTGGGGCTGAACACTTTcagagggtctctctctctctctctttttttgagaccgagttttgctcctgttgcccaagctggagtgcaatggtgtgatgtcagctcactgcaacctctgtctcccaggttcaagcaactctcctgcctcagcctcccgagtaggtgggattacaggcatgcgccaccatgcccagctaattttgtatttttagtagagatgcggtttctccatgttgatcaggctggtctcgaactcccaacttcaggtgatctgcccaccttggcctcccaaagtgttgggattacaggtgtgagccactgcgtctggcccagAGGGTCTCTTTAGAGGAGAGATTGAGAGCTGAGATGGCAGCCACAGCCAGGAGGGGCCTCTAGACCCCATGTGGGCCTTCTCCAATCCATAGGTGATATGCTGTGTGCGTGGGTCCCAAGCACAGGAAGTTGGGCCAGGCAGGGAAGTCCGTGGGTCACAGCTGCAGGGTCCTTGCAGGTTATGGAGCAGGATAGGCCCCTGGCTGGACCTCAAATCCCAACCTCTGAGACAGAAAGAGGTGACCTAGCTGGTCTCTGAGGACCcttctttcctccagtttcccaACTAAAATGCCCAACTGGTGTCTTGGGCTCCAGACGGCATCCCAGACTGAGATCCCTGCCTCTGGGTGCCTGGCTGATTCAGTGCTGCTCTGCTGTTTGCCACAGATGCCAGCTAGGGAAGATCCAGAAGGAAGGCTGGCTGATGAGCCTGGCAGACCCAAACAGGGCCCCAGACCGCAACCTGCCAGCCTGCCTTCCGCTGGTCTAGACAGCTCCTCTTAAAGGGACAGCTCCATTTTTCTAGCCTGCTAAACCTAGAGttggaggaggtggagaaaggtAGAGAGGAAGAAGGGCTCTGGCCCTGGCTTGCCCCACTTTTTCTCTGTGGACCCTGGGATGACCACATCTCCccatgtctcagtttccccatttctaGTATACCTTCTGCAGGCCAAACACCTGCATGGCTGACTTCCTGCTTACAGGATGGGGCAGGTAGTGGTGGCAGCTGCTGCAGGGGATGGGGACGGGGTGGTGaggaaagtgacttgcccaggtgATGGTGGGACCAGCATCCTGGGACGACCCAGGGCTTGGGATCTGGGTTTAGTGTACCTGGTGTGTGTAGGAGCAGGGCCACCACTGGACCAAGTGTTGTGATGCACAGATACTAGGGGTGTGTACTCTAAGGGCATGAGCTGCCTGCTGGAGAACTGGTGATGCATGCGGTGGCTCTGTGTGGGCTGCCATGGTGTCTTGGGATGAGGCTGCACCGGCAGACCAGCCCTGGGTCCTCTCTCCAGGGTCCAGTGCCTCCCCAATCCTGGAGGAGGGGGAAGCTACCTTCTTCCATTGTCTCTCAATACAAGATGATTCGACCTCACTTGCCACTCCTCCCGGGGCCCTTCCCATCTTGCCAGGGCCTGAATCTGAGCTTTTAGCTCCAGGCTGGGGCCACCCTGAACACACACAACCCCTCTCAAACCGCAGAGACCCGGACACACTCAGCGGCCCCCTTCTCCACACACGGTCCGCCGGCCTCACCCAGCCCTCGCTCCAGCCGGCCGCCCTCTAGACCACTCAAGACCCCGCGCCCAGCAGCCCGTCGCGCCCTCGGAACCCGTCCGTGCGCGCCCAAGACCAGCTCCGCCTCGCCTCCCGACCCATACATGCCCACAACCCATAACCTCGCGCCTCCTAGACCCCCAGACCCTCCCTGGCCGCCAGCCCCGGGGCGGCCGGCTCCTTCTCTCGCCTGGCGCAGGAGGCGCAGCAGCTGCCGGGCGCGCTTCGGCCGCCGCTCGCGGAGCGTGGACTGGATCTCgcggagccaccgcacccggcgctCGTAGGGCGCGGGCCCGCAGCCGGCCACCGCCCCGGCCTCGGAGCCTGCCTCGGGCCCGGCCAGCCGGCCCAGCCGCGCCCCCATGGCCACCGCGCGGCGGGCGCCGAACTCACAGAAGGCTGGACGGTCTGCACCCCGCCTCCGGGGCCGCCCCTAGTcgccccgcccccacccaccCCGGCCCCGCCCCGTGCGGGTATGAAGGCTGAGCGCCCGCCCCACCCCGCGCCTGAGCGAGGCCAGTGGGTTCCTCGATTTGGCCTGGTCTTACTGGAGGAGGCCCTGCCTGTGTCAGTCTTGGCGCTAGAGTCCAAGGACCTACAGTTGCCAGGGGAGACGCGGAGCTCGGCCCAGATGAGGTGGCTTTTGGCACCTCTCTACCTTCTGGCCCCAGTGCTGACTGGGGAATAGTCGCTTTGACGGTGCAGAGCATTCCAGGCGGGTGTGGGGGTTCCACTGCGTGTGCCAGCATTAGGTATTGCCCCCACCTGCTTTTAGAAATCTGCCCTGCATGGTGAatctccgtctctactaaaatacaaaaattaggccgggcgcgatggctcattcctgtaatcccagcactttgggaggccgaggcagacggaatCTGAggcccggagttcgagaccagcctggctaatatggtgaaaccccatttttactgaaaatacaaaaaattagcccggcgtggtggtgggcgcctgtaatcccagctacttgggaggctgaggtaggagaatcaattgaacctgggaggcggaggttgctgtgagccgagatagatggtgccactgcactccaccctgggtgacagcaaaactatgtctcagaaaagaaaagaaaaaaaggaaaaaaaagaaaagagaaaagaaaaggaatcttCCCTGCAGCTGGCAGTTGTGGTGTAGGACCTGCTCACACTGCATGGACACTCCTGCGCTGGCAAATATTTACTGCCTTCTGCTTCTTGGTTTGGGGCAGGCCCCCACctctgactccagcctggggaataaaCCGGATGAAGAGTGAGGTTAACCGTTAAGCCCAGCTCTGGGCAGGCTGGCAGCAGGCGGGCTGTTATCTGCCACTGGCTTCAGTCTTCCTCCCTGATAAGGGGTTGGGGGGGTTGGGGCAGGCAGGGTGAGATGGGGGCCCTGGCTCTTCTGAGGACCAGGGTGAAGTATGGACCCACCCTGCTCAAGGAGTATCCCACTTCCCAGGGCCCCCTTCACAGAAGTCTAGGTCTCTGTTGGAGGCCTGCTGGGCCCCTGCAGCCCCAATCCCAGCTCTGGGACCCTCACATCTGGGTGGGGGATGTTTGAGGCACTTATCTGCAGTCCCCACTTCCCCAAGCAAGGAGCATGTGTCTAGCCTGTGAGGATGGGTACCTGTTGTGCAGGAAGGACTGAGCACCGTCCGAGGGCATATAGTGAGGGACAACAGCCAAtcacccgtgtgtgtgtgtgtgtgtgtgtgtgtgtgtgtgtgtgtgtgtgtctgttaaTTACCCTATGAAGATTCAAGGTTCCTTCCCTGCCCAGAGATGGTAGTAGGGAGAGGGCGGGGTGCTAGGCTCTGTCTTCCTGTGGGGCTGGGTCCCTGAGACAAGACAGAGGACAGCAGGATGTCTTAGCCCCTTGACCATCCACAGACCCCCAACCCCTGCTGGAGTGGTACTTGCATCCCCTTCTCCCCTGGTACCTGCCAGCTGGACCCAACAACCTCTCCTCCCGCTACAGTGCAGCCAGTATTGTCCTGAGGCCACCTTGGCACCATAGGTTTCCTCCCTGGCAAACCTGCATTACGGCCTTGCGTGCCTTCCCCCAGAGCCAAGGCGCTGTTGCTGAACTGAAGTGGCGACAGACCGGGTCAGAGCTTTAAGCAGCAGCCCCAGTGCCCTAGGGACCTCTCAGACCCCCTGCCCAGAGCAGGCAGCAGGTAagccctcctccccttcccctgcaGCCTCAGGGCTAGAGCCAGAGCTGGGAGGGCTCCCAGATCCTGACCATGTCCTCCCAGAGGCTGAGCCAGGCCTGGACACTGTCCCCTCGAATGTGAGAAGactgggcagggggaggggagggaggaggggatggagggctGAGCCTTGAGGCATGAAAGAGGCAACCTAGGCAGTGGTATGGGGGAGTGCCCAGAGTTTAGAGTCCTGTGGAAGGCAGAGAactgccccagcccctgcctctcaTCCTCCACCCTCTGTGTCCCTGGCTGAGAGGTTCCTAGAGGACGTTTTCCAGCAAAAGAGGGAGGGTGGTGGCTGGGCCTAGATCCTTGAATGGGCTTTTCTCTGCCTGCTTGCAGGGCGCCTAGGGTAAATGGGCTCTTGGAGACAATTTCTGACCTAACCTGACTTGAACaggaaccccagaggcagagccaTCCcctcaggcgtggtggcgtgatTCCACCTCGCCAGCCCATGTGTTCCACATGGAAGGCTGCTGGCCCCTCTCCCTGGGGTTACCCTGAGCAGCAGATCTGTGCTTGTTGAGacccagggggtggagggatTGCGATATTGTCCTCTCAGCTCCCAGGGCTGATGTGGGAGCTCAAGGGCTTACCCTGGATCCTTTTGGGTAGCCCTGCCATCCCTAGGGAGTCAGTGAGGTCAGAGGTTGGGAGCTGGAGAATCAGGTAGGAAGGACACAGCTAGACCTCAGGCTCTAATGGGAACATACTAGGCTCCAAGTGGGACCTGCCAGGAGACAGGAATTGATGACAGCCACACCTTTGGCGTCTCGAGCCCTCTGCCATCCATGCAGTGGCCCAGTTCAAATGACAGGAACACAAGGTCCAGTTGGCTCAGTGGGCTGGTAGAGGGCTGTAGCCAGGGCTGGAACTGGCCTTGCACTGCCTCTGGGCCCTTCTCTACCCACCTGGTGGTATTCTTcaagcctaggaggaaaaaaggcCAGCTCAGGGTTAATGTAACCTCAGCATGTAGCTGGGTGGCACTGAACCTCCTGGTAGCCACTGCAAAGAAGGATACAGAATGATTTGGGGGCATTCACTAGGAGGAAGGAAGCAGATGGATACTCTGTGGAGACAGGATGTCCCCTGCGCTTTCTCTACAGTTACGGGTTGTCAACCTTCTGCAGGGCCAGGAATTGTCATGAGGCTGTAGTAGGCAGAAGAACTTGGCGGTGGGGAGGGTGAGATCACAGGTATAGGCTCAgggcctggattcaaatcccctGGGCTGCCACTTGTTGGATGTGTAACCACAGACAGAGTAAGGACCTGCCATAGCAAATTACACAACCCACTTctgtggcttaaagcaacagaatagttctggaggctagaagtctgaaatccaagTATAGGACAAGGCACGCTCCCTCTGaggactccaggggaagatcctTCCGTGCTTCTTCAGCTTCTCATGGCTCCTGGCAATCCTTGGCCTTCCTTGGCTGCAACTGCATCATTCCAGTCTCTGAAACCATCtacctgtgtgtctgtgtggccTTCACATAGCCTTCCTTATTTCTgcaatggggtctcactatgttgcccaggctggtcttgaactcctgggtccaagcagtcctcctgcctcagcctcccaagtagctgggattatgggtgagtgccaccatgcccagctcacaTGGCCTCCTTGTAAGAACTCTAGTGGCTGGGTGCtagatcacgcctgtaatccagcacttttggaggctgatgcagacagatcatgaggtcaggagattgagaccatcctggccaacatggtgaaaccctgtctctactaaaatacgaaaaaaaaaaaaaaaaaaattagccaggtgcggtgatgCGTgcttgcagtcctagctacttgggaggctgaggcaggggaatcgcttgaacccgggaggcataagttgcagtgagctgagattgcgcgactctactccagcctggcgacagagcaaggctctgtcaaaaaaacaaaacaaaacaaaacaaactcaagCTACTGGATTTAggactcattcattcttttattaatttttaatttttttttttgagacagggtcttactctgttgcccaggctggagtgcaatggcacgatcttgactcactgaagcctccacttcccaggttcaagcaattctcctgcctcagccttccaagtagctgggattacaggcgcccggcaccacacctagataatttttgtatttttagtagagacaggatttcaccatattggtcaggctggtcttgaactcctgacctcaggtgatccacccccattgacctcccaaagtcctgggattacaggcgtgagccactgtgccctgcaggGCTCA includes the following:
- the LOC105498525 gene encoding leucine-rich repeat-containing protein 75B isoform X2; translation: MDLGLEGSLLTDILYRDVGFLNLVDPISHDLLMNLARELQCPKKDYELWKSSEKICRQLIYHLTPHSKQQQGSSLCHRKTQSCLKGSLQKTPLAEETVDLSGIPLSVRDVQHITHYLSSHGAVLAVLDLSFTGLSDELLHLLLPSLWALPRLTQLLLNGNRLTRAAARKLTNAIKDTTKFPALAWVDLGNNVDVASLPQPLLVGLRRRLSQRTSLPTIYEGLDLEPEGGAAGTTTPASTWDSTGAGLGPEPWACCTR
- the LOC105498525 gene encoding leucine-rich repeat-containing protein 75B isoform X1, producing the protein MGARLGRLAGPEAGSEAGAVAGCGPAPYERRVRWLREIQSTLRERRPKRARQLLRLLRQDLGLEGSLLTDILYRDVGFLNLVDPISHDLLMNLARELQCPKKDYELWKSSEKICRQLIYHLTPHSKQQQGSSLCHRKTQSCLKGSLQKTPLAEETVDLSGIPLSVRDVQHITHYLSSHGAVLAVLDLSFTGLSDELLHLLLPSLWALPRLTQLLLNGNRLTRAAARKLTNAIKDTTKFPALAWVDLGNNVDVASLPQPLLVGLRRRLSQRTSLPTIYEGLDLEPEGGAAGTTTPASTWDSTGAGLGPEPWACCTR